A genomic window from Pseudocitrobacter corydidari includes:
- a CDS encoding CDP-alcohol phosphatidyltransferase family protein, whose amino-acid sequence MTLYQMKPAFQRLLRPLMFWLHKHHITPNHITLSAMALSFIAGVILAVFPEPGLFVLLPVVLFIRMALNALDGMLARECNQKTSLGAILNEMGDVLSDIALYLPFMLLPDSNAILVLIMLLCAVMTEFCGILAQTLNGVRSYAGPLGKSDRALLFGAWGIAMAYWPPIVQWNNALWGVATLLLIWTVANRCRSAMRQGEIK is encoded by the coding sequence ATGACCCTTTATCAGATGAAACCTGCATTTCAGCGTCTTTTGCGTCCGCTGATGTTTTGGCTGCATAAACATCACATTACGCCCAATCACATCACACTCTCTGCAATGGCGCTCTCGTTTATCGCAGGCGTGATACTGGCCGTCTTTCCTGAACCTGGTTTATTTGTTCTGCTGCCAGTCGTACTGTTCATCCGCATGGCACTTAATGCACTGGATGGCATGCTCGCCCGGGAGTGCAATCAGAAAACATCCCTCGGGGCTATTCTGAATGAAATGGGAGATGTGCTCTCCGATATAGCGCTCTATTTGCCCTTCATGCTTTTGCCCGATAGTAACGCCATTCTGGTTTTAATCATGCTGCTTTGCGCGGTGATGACGGAATTTTGTGGGATATTGGCCCAAACCCTCAATGGAGTACGCAGTTATGCCGGGCCGTTGGGTAAAAGCGACAGAGCACTGCTATTCGGTGCATGGGGAATCGCAATGGCCTACTGGCCACCCATAGTGCAGTGGAATAATGCGTTATGGGGCGTGGCGACACTATTGCTGATTTGGACGGTGGCGAACCGCTGTCGCAGTGCCATGCGTCAGGGAGAAATAAAGTAA